The nucleotide window AATCAAAGCACTGAAGCCAAGCCTTCACCCAAAGGCAAAGGTTCTCACATCGTCAACCTCTTCCTACGTGtgtcttatatatttatttatttttataggctcCTCCTTCCTACGGCTAAGGTCTCCTTCGCtccaaagctctctctctctctctctccagtcCCAACCACCTTTCACAGCCAGTTTTCATTCTCCTCGCTATCTCGCACTTTCTCTCCCGAAAGTTTCCCTGAAACTCCCCCTGCCAACGACACTCGTCTTCTCCTCACTGAATCCCCCGACTCGCTTCCGTTTCCCGAGTCATCTCGATCAATGCACTTTAGCTCAGCCAAGCCGAGCGGTGGATTTACTATGGAAAATGGTTCCGTAGAGAACGGGGTGTGCTCCTCCGAATCGGTTAATGGAAGCCGCGACATCTGGAGCTGCAAGGACTCTGATTCTTTGTCTGTTGATCATCTCGTTGTCATGGTTCATGGAATCCTCGGCAGGTCAgccttcttttatatttattgttattttgatcatttcaGGACCTGGAATTTCACGGGATtctgtttttttaattgtgttCGATGGTAGcttaatgaaattttatgctatttttcaattttttatttgcattagttttgaaatttgtttgagTTGTTATCTTTTCAAAATTGATGGATTTTGCTGTGTTTCTGCTTATTTTGGAGCCTTTCGggtgaattttaatttttttctccgtCGCTTTTGTTACTATTTTTCTCCTTGACTTTGAAACTTCATTGATACTGTAAACAGTAATTTCCGAATTTGAAAAGATTTTCTCCAAACATGTTTTTCTTGTTTAAACTATAACTTCGAATTTCAACGTTTAGTTTTGCAGATGTGttgaatgttttattttgcGCATTATTTTTGCATACTTGAAGTTGAACAGATTCTTTGATTATGTTCATTTGGAAAGGGAATTTCAATGTTGACTTTGCAATCATGATTTCGTTTTCGTATTTATTTTCTGAACCAACTAGATATTTAGAaaatgtattaaatatttaaagaatctTGCCAGGACTTTGACTCTCTGTCAGTTTTGTTGAGGAAGTTGGAATTTTATGCTTGTTAGTTTAAGGTTTTGTTTCTCTCTTGAATTTCTATACAACATGTAATTCTGAGATTCCGGTAGGATCTTGTTCTGcaacttatttatttgtgatggCTATTTATTTGTAAGTGTTAAAATTGTTGgctatttcttttgtttgtgatcattttgaaaataagttgGCTCTATGTATATAATACAACCAAACCAACCTGCTAGTGGTTGGTATGGTGGATCTTTCTGGTTTTTCAGTTTGGGCAGTGGCAATGTGGATCATTTTGAGCAAGAGGTTATTCATAAGGACCTTCAATCGTTCTACTTTAGTagtttatctgttttttttttttttagaaagataGTTTATCAAAGTTTTTAATCATTTAAGccaaaaatacatatatatccattagatattggataaatgagagatgttaatatttttaatacatatcaaatataaattttgggtTGGTTCGGTTCTTTTGGTTCATGAAAATCCAAACCTGCCAAACCAATATGTGAACCCAAGAAAATCCAACCCAAACATGTTGGCTTGAGTTGGGTTACGAGGATTGATGGTTTGAATGCACACATGAACCCAACTCTACTGGAAAGAGTGAGTTGCTCTTTGAATTCAAGTTCGGTCATTTGCAGAAGACAGAAACATGGAACTCCTATAACTGGAATTATACCAATGAACAAAACAGGAACAACATAAGCAACTCATACAATGCTTAATGCTCTTGCTATCTGTTATTGCATGTAGTTTAAATTCTTTCAATTgaaattcattattttcttttccttctcataTTTTCTCAGCACTTATTTGGAAACTCTTTCAGTTTTGTAGATTGCTGATGGTGGTTTTATATTTGTTTGTACAGCACCACAGATTGGAAATTTGCAGCAGAACAGTTTGTTAAAGTGCTCCCTGATAAAGTGTTTGTTCATCGTAAGTGTTAGTTTTTATATAatgctttcaaatttaaaaaacaaaatttcttcTCCATCGTCTTGTGGCTTGTTTCATGGGGTTTTAGCTGAATGTTATTTTTCTGTGATAATCTTTTGGCCActacacatcacttaaatgCTATTGCAGTCATGTATGGAAGATTGTATGAATTATATGAACAACTAAAAAGCAGGACAGAGATCATGAATGTTATCTTAATTTAGAGCCTGAAAACGCATTATAAGTGGTGTTGGAATTGGGATATATTTGGTGGGTTGTCAGGCAATGCAATTTATTAGTCTTGATCAGGATTTGTTAATCATGCCACTAATTGGAACGGGGGGCATCATACTACCAATATATCTATAAGGTTTTCAACAGGTCAAGTCTGCCAAGTCCTAGTAACGTCACCCTCCCGAATTCTGGTGTGTGCTTGCAGCTCTGTTCTTTCCTTACAATTATCTCCTTATTCATGCTTGTTTTACAATTTGCATTTTTCTACATAGTGGATTTGAATAATGTTACTCCATTGCTTAGTCCTCCCCATCTCTCTTCCTTTCAAACACTATTGCACCCTCTTGTTTCCTTGCAAGATTGCTTTATCCTTTGttgtacatatttatttttcctttattaccttttctctttttttgagCTGCAGTAAAATGCCACTGCTATGGTATCGGTACtagtcacctataaaaaaatggtATTGGTACTAGTCACCAAATTGTTCTGAAGGCCATAGTATGCACTGATGTATGCTGAAATTAGTCATGTTGGAGAGGGAATATTGCCTTGTCCTCAGATAATCTTGAGGCTTTCAACTTTGACTTTTGTCGTCTATAATTTGGTAACTGTGATTATTAAAATGGTAGTGGGTGTTAAATGCATGTCTTCACATTGTTTGACCTGTGAAAGGTAGGATCTTTTTGGTGTTTCATGTCCTTTTAGTGATTCTGACAGTCAGAACTGTCGTGATACATATGAATTTGAtagaatattgatattttaagtgattCAGTTCATGAGATGTCTTGTAGCCCTGAAAGTCGTTTAAccacttttatttaatttggttGGATTTGTTTCGCAGGTAGTGAAAGAAATGTGTCTAGATTGACTCTAGATGGTGTGGATGTAATGGGAGAGCGATTAGCCGAGGAGGTTGGTAGTATCATTAGAGTTACAGATTTGGAATTGCTCTACCTGATGTTTTGAAATTAACTAAGTAATTTTGCTTATCTGACAAGAAGTGTTGGCTGCACATTATATCGTCAATAACAGAACATTTGACTTCTAGGTCATTGAAGTGATCCGGAGAAGGCCAAATCTATGTAAGATATCCTTTGTTGCACATTCTGTAGGAGGACTTGTGGCAAGATATGCAATTGGGAGATTGTATAGACCGCCTAATAGGGAAAACATGGAGGATTCATCTGCTGAAAGACATGAAGGGGATTCAAGGGGTACAATAGCCGGCTTGAAGGCTATGAATTTCATCACCGTTGCTACACCTCATCTTGGTTCAAGGGGTAATAAGCAGGTaccatatctttttttttttctttaaaaaatctgtttattGAGAATCTTAAATCTTATCAATATCCAATGTTAAAATGTACCTTATATTTGCTGAAGCTAATTGTCCAGAAGTTTGTATTATCAGGAATAAATTAGATAGTGTTATTATTGCAGTGCGATCCTTGACATGGGGGTgggattgaaaaattaaaatttcgtATTATATCAACTCCTGGGTTCTGCCATTTCCTTTTGTcctatttcttaaatttttaggaGCATTATGTGGGAAAGAGCTCTAAGAATGAGTACTTTCTTGCTTATGACAATATCTATACTTTTTCAGTAACGCTCTTTCAGTGGCAAATCCTACTAATTACTTCTTCCCTGATTGACCCAATCAGATAAGTGTTTCTTCTAGTCAGCTGAACTAGTAGTATTAGTAATCATTCTTTAGGTAGATTTGGATCCATTTCTGAAGGCGAGAAAATAAAGCTGATCAGGTTGTGTCGACATTACATGTAACATTCATTAGTGTGATGcatgaaaatgaaacaaatactTAATTTATGTGACTTTGTATTTATATCAGCTGTGAACATGATCTAATATGGTCCACTTGGTGGCATAACTACAAGATTTCCAATAAATTTGGTCTTGAGTAGctgtattaattttttgtggGTGTATTTACAGATGTGTTTATAGTCCTTATTGTCATTGTTTAGTCTATAACATTAAGTTGACTGATTTATTGTTCTTTAAAAACTTTTTGCAGGTACCATTTCTTTTTGGTGTACCCGCTTTTGAGAAAGTTGCAAGTTCCGTTATTCATTTGATATTTAGGAGAACAGGTCAACATCTTTTTCTGACTGATGCTGATGAAGGAAAGCCTCCATTGCTTAAATGCATGATAGAAGATTATGGTGACTGTTATTTCATGTACATTACTTGGATCCATTTTTCTTATGTGGATATCTAGAATGATACCAGGTTTCATAAGATGCCCCATTCAGTCGATAAACTAACTTATCTATGCAGGTCTGCGTTGTGTACATTTAAACGTCGGGTGGCATATTCAAATGTGGGCTACGACCGTATCCTGTTTTTCAACGTAGATAAGGACTTTGTTGATTTGCACTTTTGAAGTTTCTTGTTAGATTTATCTTCATAGTTTTCCatcaagaaatattattaagatatcGTGGGCTGGAGAACATCATGTATTAGGCGTAATAGTGATCTGCCAAAGGTAGTGTTatctgtttgaattttttttatttttgcagctAGATGTGTACCTTCTGATTGCAATTTAATAACTAAAGCAACTTTTCGGTTATCAGTGGGAGGGTACTCGTAATGAAAACTATCCGCACGTTGTATTTGAAGAGCACTGCAAGGCTTATGACGATGACCAGTGTGAGCCTACTTCAATTGAAGATGATGGATCTGACAAGCTAGAAGGTTTGTAACTTCACTCTAGGAGAAATTTATGTTCTTGTTTGTCTGTGCTAGTTGCTTTTGAGTAGTTAGTTCACTAGTTTGCTTGATGAGCATGCTTTTCAACCAATCATGCTCTTACCATCTAGCTGAATTATGGGGCATTTGGATGGTGATAATATTTTAggaaggaaaaatctaattgtaagcgaaTCTGCGCACTAATATGcgcactcattcaatatgattggtcagaaagtagattttattgaaaatagtacTAATTTGAgtttagaatatgaaggcaacaacattagtacgcagattggtacgcaaacttgcttgtacatagcaaaactcaCTCTAAATTCCCTTCCACTGGATTCCCTTCGAAGCCCCTTTTGATGAGAATGTGGATTTCCTTGTAAAGAGGTGGGAATCCATATTTCCATGACCTTTTTGGTTTCATTCTGAACATTTGTgaaattagtatataaaattggagaattattttattccaaaaaagaaatgattagGTTTTATTTGgttagaaataaaaatgaataaaatattctcaaatattacCACTATTTTTCTTGCAATATGACCACCAAACTACTAATCTTGTCACTTATCCCCCCAGAAAGTGAAGCATGATTGTAACCTACCTTCTCGTTAAGATCCAACTGTTAAAATGGACGGAAAAAAATGGTTACGGGACATGAAACCTGTTAGCTGTTAAGGTTGTTTAAGGCAAAGGTTTTTGCTCCATTTCTGGTTCAATCATTGCTTGCCTTGTTTCGTTTAGTTTTTCGATGTTTCTAAGTCACAAAGTGCAGAGGAGCTGGTGACGGGCCTATCTCGTGTGTCATGGGAAAAAGTAGATGTTAGCTTTCACAGCAGCAGACACAGGTTTGCTGCTCATAGCGTCATTCaggtaactctctctctctctctctctctctctctctgtgacaGACTCATGAGCATATTCTTGTGTATGAGGGCATGTGTGCACGTCTAGATATGACATGGTTTCATGATTAAAGAGGAACAAACTATGAATGACTGTGGGCATTTTACAGGTCAAAGACCAAAGCATGCATATAGAAGGTGCAGATGTCATTAATCATATGATCGATCATTTTCTTCTATAGAAGCCTGACTCCTAGATGTACACATGACAGACTGGGTAACAAGCTTCCTTCAGGTAAAGAGCTACCAGAGATGCGCTGCTGAAATCCCTAATTTCTGCCACATTGATTTTTTTCCTCTGAAATTCCATTGCTTGTAGGTTGAAGGGATCGATTCTCTCACAGCATAAAATGTGACCACGCAAgcagttaaaataattaaatttatttggtATCCTTGCAATTTATGTGTACAGACAGACAATACAgtggataaaaaataaaaaaactcaaaatttatatactaattGATTCTATTCAAGCAATATTTGCAGTAACTTCAGCTTTCATAGTTGTGGGAATACTTGCCCATTACTTCTATCTACaggttaccaaaaaaaaaaaaaaaacaaagagttgGAAAGGCAGTTGATTGAAGCCTGCCTGTCTCTGCCTGCTCAATTAATTTTTGAGCAATTGGAGTAATAATACTTAAAGTGATTGCTTCAGCTGGCCACTTGGAGTGGCAAGTGTATGAGTGATTGACTCAGTTATTGTTTtcagtccccccccccccctaccACTTGGGAGTGGCAACTTGTATTCGAGTCCATCTTTATCCCTTTTTCAAAAGATCTTTATAGATATCATCGTATTGAAATTGGGAATGTGTCGGCACTATTTTGACCTTTTCttgctttctcttttttttgtcttgagacatccttaaaaaaatatgtgaacatAAATTTTGCTTGTGTTTATGCCACTCATTGCTTGGGTTGGCGTCCGAAAACAAATGAACCATTTGATCTTTTGAATCATTTGAACCTTACTACAAGGCAACAGGATTTAAAGAAAGCGTGACTTTTATGGGCTTTACTCTTTAGCAATCAATTTTGATAAGTGGAAGGCAAGACTTCTTAATTaatcttttatgaaatgaaCTGAAGTCTTACACACAAACTCAACACGTGACGTGACTATAATGcacatttttatgaaaaacgaAGTCCAACGCATAAACTTGAGACATTAATAGCAATTTcgtcttaatatatatatatatatatatatatatatatatatctatatgttattttgtttttttagaatTAATCCGTGTTATGACAAACATAAAATTTGTCCCATTCGTTGTTAATCTCGTCTACCTTACTTCACGGAAATGT belongs to Juglans regia cultivar Chandler chromosome 8, Walnut 2.0, whole genome shotgun sequence and includes:
- the LOC109002489 gene encoding lipid droplet phospholipase 1-like isoform X1 codes for the protein MHFSSAKPSGGFTMENGSVENGVCSSESVNGSRDIWSCKDSDSLSVDHLVVMVHGILGSTTDWKFAAEQFVKVLPDKVFVHRSERNVSRLTLDGVDVMGERLAEEVIEVIRRRPNLCKISFVAHSVGGLVARYAIGRLYRPPNRENMEDSSAERHEGDSRGTIAGLKAMNFITVATPHLGSRGNKQVPFLFGVPAFEKVASSVIHLIFRRTGQHLFLTDADEGKPPLLKCMIEDYGDCYFMSALCTFKRRVAYSNVGYDHIVGWRTSCIRRNSDLPKWEGTRNENYPHVVFEEHCKAYDDDQCEPTSIEDDGSDKLEEELVTGLSRVSWEKVDVSFHSSRHRFAAHSVIQVKDQSMHIEGADVINHMIDHFLL
- the LOC109002489 gene encoding lipid droplet phospholipase 1-like isoform X2, which encodes MHFSSAKPSGGFTMENGSVENGVCSSESVNGSRDIWSCKDSDSLSVDHLVVMVHGILGSTTDWKFAAEQFVKVLPDKVFVHRSERNVSRLTLDGVDVMGERLAEEVIEVIRRRPNLCKISFVAHSVGGLVARYAIGRLYRPPNRENMEDSSAERHEGDSRGTIAGLKAMNFITVATPHLGSRGNKQVPFLFGVPAFEKVASSVIHLIFRRTGQHLFLTDADEGKPPLLKCMIEDYGDCYFMSALCTFKRRVAYSNVGYDHIVGWRTSCIRRNSDLPKWEGTRNENYPHVVFEEHCKAYDDDQCEPTSIEDDGSDKLEVFRCF